The Schistosoma mansoni, WGS project CABG00000000 data, chromosome 7 unplaced supercontig 0100, strain Puerto Rico, whole genome shotgun sequence DNA segment aactgttaataaacgccTGTATCTcttggatgatggccttcgtagttctccaggtttccgccccatacagtaggactgtcttgacatttgcattgaaaattctgatcttggtgttggttgacaatttttttgagtttcagatgttcttcagttgtaaatatgctgctcttgctttgccgatccgcgtcttcacaactgcatcagatccaccatgttcatcaatgatgctgcccagatatgtaaaggttttctacatcctccaaagcttctccgtgaagtgtgatttggttgtttcatgctgtattgtatcggagaattttgcttttccctttgtttatattgaggcctactgctgctgaggctattgctacactggtcgtcttctcctgtatttgttgttgcgtgtgtgatagaagagccggatcatttgcgaagtctaaatcgtccagctgcatcctagctgttcaTTGTaccccgtgcttccctccagatgttgacgtcttcatgatccagtcgataaCCAGGagaaagagtaagggtgaaagtaagcaaccttgtctgacaccggtctttacctcaaacgagtcagtgagttgtcctctatGAACAATCTTGcattttaatccatcataggaattccgtatgatattgaccatCTTCTCAGGTACGTTCGTAGtatcgaagaagcctccatagtgttgtcctgtccacgctatcaaatgctttgtCGCAGTcattgaagttgatgtagagtgatgaattccattcaattgattgttccacaatgatccgtagagttacGATTTGGTTTCTAcatgatcgatccttacggaatctatCCTGTTGGTATCGAAGTTGGGAGTCTACGgagtccctcattctgtttaacaataccctgttgaagacttttcctggtattgagagaagagtgatgcccctgtagttatcacacttgctgagatcgcctttctttggtattttgatcagaagtccttctttccagccTGTTGGCGCTTGTTCTTCATCACAAATCTTagtgaagagaatgtggagtatctttgcagttgctgctgcATCTGCATTCGAAGCCTCTgccggaatgttgtctggtcctgttgctttgccgctcttgatttgtctgatagtCATGCTACGCCTAATACACAAAGACACTTTAAAGATGACAACCGCACCCAAGTAACAAGAGAGACGACTTTACAAGAGCCATCAAGTAAATACGATAAAATAAGTAAACACCACAGCATAAATAGTATTTAGGATATAATCGACGTGTAACCTGCTTTCAAGTTATAACACACTGGATATCTCAATCATAACCCTAGCAAACTGTTTACTATAATGCATAAGTTCGTAGATCTATGATTGTAGAGCTAGAAGGTGAAGCTGTCGTAAGCTACATTGTTCATCCGAAGATTTGTGATTGTTTTTAAAGTGATCAACTTTTATTCGGTGTCCTTAAACTACAAGTCAAGATACATATTTCCTAAATGTTGCTACATCAAGCGTGCCAAATCAGACTAAATTTGTCAGTTACAACATGAGAGAAGAATACCTATAAAAAACACATGTGGACGCACATACGCAGTACATTATTGTCTAAAAACACAACAGATCAATACACCATGTACTACACAAAAAAATATGCGTAATTAACTTTACATTCAAAAACTAACCTATTGCACGATAAATACCATCAATATCTGCATAGGTGAGAAATGCGATCCCTTGAGAGTGGCCTTGAGCGTCTGTTACCAGATTACAAGTGTTTAAATCTCCAACTTCTCTAAATATTCTTTTCACATCATGTGAATCAAATGAGAATGGAAGCTAAAAATAGATAGCATACATAAAAATTTCTCAATAAGTAACgccaaaatattattattattgcgaCATAGTAGTTATTTGATAACCATTCTTGATAGAAATTACGAGCAAATAAacctattaaaataatttaggtAAAGATAGAGATATTTTACAAGTAATGTGGAATAATCGAAGCTCACTTCTACAAGAAGTAAATGCTGATGTTGTCCATAATGAAAATGAAGACCATCTAACTCAAAGAACTCAACAACAAAATTCTAAAATCTCTCAGATGTTGAGTCAGTCAATAAGTGAACCATAGAACAACTTAGGATCTAGGCACAAATATGCACTGGTCCAAGCTGTCACATATCATATCGGGGCAGAGGAAGAGAAAAGGAGATTAAACAGAAGAGGATGAAAAAGATATCGAAATAATTAAAACATGATGACAGTAAAAAACCTAAGCATAGAAAAAATATTGGTAAATGATATTCAACACGCAACAACCTCAGTACCATTTTGAAAACCAGGATATATGAATCTACTTACAACAGATTTCTTAAACTTACATTAGGTCATAAAATTAAACTAAAAGAAAATCTTACATTCTTCACAACTACTTTTTCAGGTATCTGACGTCGATCATTGTTATGTTGTGGACCATTTTCATCACGTCCTCGATCAGATGATCTAGAGTAACTTCCACGGCCTGAAAGATTAGGCGACCCTGATGGTTTCATTAAAGAACCACCCATATTATATGAATCTTGTCTGCTACTCCGAGAATCTACTCGATAATTACCTAATAAATgaagattattatcattaatactaCCAATAATAACCAAACAAATGGAAATATCAAAAATATAAAGTTGTCAATATGATTCAATTGTTTAGACCATAACTCATACACACACGAAGAAACTTGACAAAATTAGCATCCAGAAAAAATATACTTTAGTTATTTGATGTAAAGTCGTAACGTTACTACGCGAAAAGAAATGTTTTATtactttaaaaagaaaatagaagCATGATAAACATGCTACTAGGCAAAGCGAACAGGTTGTTGTACTTAACCAATGTGTTATCATTAgaagaataaaaacaaatatataataCTAGATGAAAACAACTCCACATTCTAATACTCCGTCAATTAAGCTAcatccaatatatatatatacatacgaATACTGAGATTTATACTTAGTTGGACAATTCACTCAGACCATCCTCAATGAAGTGAACATGAAAAGATTGGAAGTGTTGAGTGTGATCAGTTTTGATAAGCCTAAATGTATTTTGATTGGATTACGAcaagaataaataaactatgATGCGAATAGATCCATTTGGAAACATTATGTCAAAAGGAAATAGGTATATAACTACCAGAGAGTTTGGAACGCATGATCGAATCAAATAGTATACTGTGTAGGGGAAGTGAAATGAACATCAGCACTACATTGTTGACCATTCAAAAACATCCAAGAACTGCTGTACAAAAGCCTAAAATGACACCAGAACTCTGACTAAAAGATACGGGAGGTATTGTGAGTTCCATCacggaaaacaaaaaaaatacctTCAAAAACTTTGATTTATAATTATTGACGACTATAGATATACACACAGCTGTGATAGTCATAgataatatcaataaaaatatcagTTAGAACTAGCTGTAGTGGGAAAACATCCGTGGAGAATAACAGAGATTTACAAATCAACGAAATCGAACTTATGTAGTACACAACAACACAAGATCACAGTCTGGCTCACCTGAAATTTCATACTTTGAACGACCAACATATCCATTGTCAAAATGTGATCTATCAACGCTTCGGTCACCACACCCACCACCACCATCTCGACCAATAATATTTGAAGCATTTAACTGACCAGACTGATGATCCGAATGAGAGTTCTACACGcatacatatgtatgtataataTAATATGTGAAGATATGAGAAGAGTGACACAACTGAATGAACTAACGACACCAGATACTGTATAAGTTgattgtatattttttttaaaaaatcgtTTATTTGTCCTGACACCATAATCCACATACAGTATTCCCCAGAATAATTAACAAACATTTTTCTTGTCTCCAATACAACCACTTTAAATACACGCAACTACTCGAAACACATACTGATAATAAGTGTTAGAAAACAGGCAAACTAGACAATGTAAATCTTTGACTTAAAAAACCGAAACTTACTGGATAAACTTGTTGAGTGTTGTGAGAATAAGATGACTATTCTAAGAGAAGAATGACACCAACTACATACATATGCACATGCAAATCCTTCCTTTTTCCAAATCTACTAAAGTCAAGAAGTTTTCAGAACACAAAATGAATAATTCTGTTCGTGTAACCAACTCCAGTTTTGAAAAAAACCGATTTAAACACTGTAGAATAGTCAACAATTAAGAGATCAAGCTATTGAATTATTTTACTTCAAAATCTATGGAATAGTTTTCTTTCTGTCTGAACCCAGGAATCTGTATGACTAACAAGAAAAATGTCTATCATCTCCCTGATTCCAATGGTAGAATTCAACAGATTGGACAGAATTATTTGATATCACTCATTGAGACAACGAATAAGTTAGTCCTCTAGTTAGTAATCATTAAAATTCTGGTAGACACAAAACAACAATCGAACAAAACATACACGCACGCAGATTAAATCCAACAATGGAGCATCAGAAGCTTTAAACAACAAATGcataaatatcagaaggggttttgtggagatttagtatttttcatagttgaaagtgtgagtcaattgaagctagaccaccatggaaaacctggaaatacatTGCTAAATAAAGTAATTAGCTCCGAGAACAGAAACGGGTGGTACTACCTACAAATGTAACCGTGTGCAAAAATAAGAATCTGCTTGCAACTATGCCAATAAATTCTATAAGagctaataaaaaaataaacatctaatgaaaataagcggatttttaataaatatgagGTGGTTATAAGAGCGTATGCAAAATTTAGGTCTCATCAATAACCTTCAAAATATTCTATATTAGCTGTAACATTCGCCAAACGATACCTTAGGGGGCTGTCCGATGAGTGTAGAGTATAATCTGGCGTAGTGATCGAATTACAGATCAGAAATAACAATTAACACAAACGTGTATGAGGATTATCATATATGTATTGGATAGACAATGTGCTCATAATGAAATTAAGACCCTTTACCGACTAATAACCGGACTGTTGctgttaccttgacgtggtggttgggcttttctatcgtgatgaaccgacCGGACTATACTGGCTATAACAATCCTTCCTTAAGGTCCtgccatgccagacaggtcggttcaAAAGCGATAAGGATAAAAGCAGCCAAcccaaggtctgagggcgaagtcgtagtGCTGTACAGAGGCGTGATGGTAGTAAGATGTTTcattcagacaaccagcataacagcgattcTGCGCTCCCACAAGGAAGGGTTGGGCTCTTCCACAGGTACCTGAAAATAAAATCGGGTTAGAgatggtcttagtgacctgacaGCGTGACCTCAGTGCCgaagagacaactgcttgaggctgaTCACACACGAAGTTTTTGTCAGTAATTTTTgggttagctccgtacttgttgggaccttaccgccagagacggaaatccgtaGGATAAGGTGAGGTGATTAATAAGTGAATGGAGGCGTAGAAATAATAAAGAGGTTTAAGGAGATACCCAGACTCAGATTCAAAAGGAAGACAAGAAGTGAATGCACCTCGGCTGCTGCGAACGATTCTGAATTATGTAAAAGTCTTCTAGTTCAAAAACTTCGTAGCATAGATAGAGTATTTTTGGACAAACCATACTATTTTTGAAAGTATTCGTAGATATGTATACATACCTGAAATAAACCTAGTGTCGACAATACAGAGGTTATTTGTGTCTGAGACATTCCACCAGCAACAGCTGCTGAAATTAATTGTTGTAATCCATCTTGAGGGAGTTGACCTGAGTAGGATCGATTGATTCCTGAGCCttaaacaaatatgaaaaattAGATAGGTGAACATTTGAACAACGACAACAAACATAGAAATCACTGTTAAGAACGAACAATGTAACAGTTTCATAAGGTTTAAAAGTGGAACATAGGAATGAATACTTGATCTACCACACATACAACTTGACGATAATATTGCACTACAAGGCAACCGTAACCTTAGGAAGTAAATATTAGTAAATTTCAGTCTATTAGTCATTTCCGGAAACACACGATACTGAAAATAAAGAACTGTCATTAGGTAGTAGGCAAACTCACCGCTATTTCTTACCCTTATCACAACTGTTGACGATCCTGATCAATTTGTATGTAGGCTTCAATTGTTTAGATTATATGGGCTGAGAACAATGATATAACTGAGAAGTGAAATGAGGTTAAGTGTCTGCGCGAGAacgaaggtcatgggttcgagtcccgcgtgcgggatcttggatgcgcactgctgaggagttccatactaggacaaaacggctgtctagtgcttccaggctttcaatggCGGTCTAACACTGACCGgtccatgatctcaataaaaaacgatttTTCTTTAAATGCTGCATTGATTGATTTTGACAGACTAAATGTAGGTCGAGGGCGGTATGCCTGCTCAAGTTACACGTACACCTGATGGAAAATAAGTGAAACCTTAGATTTCTATATTAttctaaataataaaatgtaaaactAGCACACAGACGATGTTTATAAGTCCTAGAAATAGCAGAGAATATAAATGTATTTTACAAAATTCATACCTGGAGAAGCATCTGGGATTGATGACAACGACTGACTAGTAAAGTTAGAAGAGTTATTAGATGATCCAGTAGTTCCCAAAGTATTCAGACCCCCAGAAGGATTTGCATTTGACGCCAAATTACGAAGAACGTCAATTATGCCACTCTGAGGATTTGAATCGGCATTTGTTTTCAAACCAAGTAAAGTCACAAGAGCAGCAATAATATTTGAAGACTGTTGCTGGTCATTCAGAATAGGATTGGAGGGGATCATTGAACTAGTGGAACCCAGAATTCCAGATGAGCCTGTTCTTTGTGATGGAGGATAAAGTATGTTTACTGGAGCAGGAGTACCCTGACGATCAATCTTCACACGCATTGGTCTATCTTTTAATATCTGGCgcaaaaaataaataacaactggaatgaataaaatataaacttaaaaaggcAATACttcaatttatggacgagccaatcactCACCATTTTCACTAAATAGGGTTTTGGCATAATAGTTGATGTCAGCTCATGATgtaaaccctaaatctaatttctaaccACAATCATCAACTGTGAATCATAATTCAAATTCCTcgcacaggtttataacccttatTTGGCCCTGAtcattaggtggacactctcaaagTCAGTctggcgtcgctcaaaggtcgtccataaattatagtttcacccTTAAAAGTTGTGTGATTTTAAACTTCATGAGCCACAAAGCGTTAAATGTGAAACTACTATAGAAATGTCAAGAATTAGGAACGAAAAGGAAAAATTGCACAGCCAAACTCCCAGAAGCATTTTATCAATAATGGGACAACGACATGTTTGATGAGATAAACAATATTATCCAAAAACCCAGAAAGTGGCATACACTATTACACTCTAAAACATTATGTTAGTGGAAGGTTAACGGATGTGAAGTACCAGCTATAGGTTGATGTATTGTATCGACGAAGACCTCACGTTAATTGATAAGGATATTGCattcaaatatcaatcattcagTCAGTTagccagctacaacgtaggaccaggcacacatgcaacagtccaagttgccatacctcgttagcacaacaagatcaacaccggattcatagaagtaattaatttagtggtggtagtatataaagaaaggttgtatataaggatatagtataggaaggaaaaaagttatgaagcaattttaatctcaaggtttaagggaagataaagagtatatacacctacgccattgtgatcgattctgagccatgtcacccagagtctccaaccattggttacgatagtcacgcggaccccaaccaggtagtctgcatctgccaacatggctcagactagaagttagtgacttcaagcactgatgccatgttttggtttggccgcccctaactctctcccaaccatccccaatactagtcatcatagcgtgtcgtggtaatcggtgttcaggcatacgtaacacgtggcccaaccatctcagttgatgaagattcatcacctcatcaacagatttaccatcatttcctaataccctgcgtctaacctcactattacttacccggttatcccagcagatgcgagcaatatttctaaggcatctgtggtcaaatactagtaacctacgagtatcttctactcttaatggccatgtttcgcagccataaagtagaacagagcggactactgcgcagtatactcgtctgttaattgatagacggatatctcgtcttcgccataggtgacgtaagttggtaaatgttaaacgagctttttgaatccgtacagagatttcgtcagacaccaacccattatagttgatcagacttccaagataagtgaagttgtcgacgcgttcgactacttcactccctatccttagttcaggtgttgacgcaggccagtcctggagtaacaatttacatttggatggggagaaacgcatcccaaacatcctggcattattactgagttccaacagaagactctgcattttgccagcgtcttcaccaaacaggactatgtcatctgcgtattctaagtcgcttagtggtccccctggtaggagatcaattcctgtagattcagtcgaagagagtgttatttgcagcaacaggtctataatgaagttaaacaaaaatggggatagtggacaaccttgtcggacaccacttgaggttgtaaaatcatatgacagttcgccataagctctcactcgactggtagtgttcgagtaaagagccttcacaaggtttatgtacctctcaggtacacctttcaatgacagacactgccacagaaccactcggtctacagagtcaaatgctgctttcaagtcaagaaaaactatcattgtcggacgccgataagcatgtatgtgctctaaaacttgacgaatgatgaatatgtggtcgatacataTCAATCATTCACCAATATTAAACATGACACTAATTTGACTCTAAAGGCTTGGTCCAAAAGTGCACATACACCAGTGACTTCGGTTCTGGTAATAAGCCTTCGAGATTCTCCACCTTACACACTTATAAGTCAACGAGAAGAGACGAGAAATATTTTATCCATATGCTGGTGTTGGGGTATATGGCATTTCTACAGACCATTTCCAATTATTCAAACCCACTTGGAAACTTGGGACTTTCTATACCCATCACACTTTCTCCGATACATGGTTACAGATACTTACTCAATTTTAAAATCTGACCCACTAAATCCAAACACATACCTGGTTGTTAAACATATTGACTGCTTGGACTGCTTCATAAGCATTCGAAAATTTTAATATGCCAACACCACGAGAATTCCCTTCTGAGTCTGTTTTTATAACCGCGCTGAGAATTTTCCCAGCCGATTTGAAGACATCCTTAAGCTTCTGCCATGTTACACTATAGTCAAGCTAAAATTATTAACATAAATTTGAGAAGATATAACCTACATTACTGACGTACACAGAATCAGTGACTGGCCCGTCTATGCCGACCTGACCTAACATTTGAGGAGTAAAAACAGGTCCTGTTGCTGCCATATTTACAGACTCGTTAGGATTTGTAGAATCACTTAGAAGCCCTCCGTCAACTTCCATTGATGCTAAGCGAGCAGCATCACGAGCAGTCTCTTGCCGAACAACCAACTTTCTGTCTCCAACTTCAAACCGATGCATTGTCTCAATAGCCTTTTGTGCTCCTTCGAGTGTCTTGAACTCCATCAAACTTCACAGTAATAAAAGTTAATACGACAAAACATGACTCCTTACCCCATTCCGTTTGGTTTtccattttttttaaacaactgTAGAAATCCAGTGAACCCGACTACTTCGTAACATCACAATATCCTAACTTACTTTGTTCTCTAAACAACTCCTTCAGCTTTTGCCAATTTAAATCATATGGGATGTTTGCAATGACTATGCGTTTTGATCTCACTCGACTCACATTAGGAGAACGACTTCTTGATCTCCTTTTGATAGGTGAACGATGCCTCGTAGAACTTTGGTCGTCTTGACTTCTATGTTTTTAGCTTTAAGTGACAAAGACTAACCTTTCACCTGAAAAAGTACTCATGGATGTAAACGGACACCACACCA contains these protein-coding regions:
- a CDS encoding rna recognition motif (rrm) domain containing protein, putative, which encodes MSTFSGERSQDDQSSTRHRSPIKRRSRSRSPNVSRVRSKRIVIANIPYDLNWQKLKELFREQIGFTGFLQLFKKNGKPNGMGLMEFKTLEGAQKAIETMHRFEVGDRKLVVRQETARDAARLASMEVDGGLLSDSTNPNESVNMAATGPVFTPQMLGQVGIDGPVTDSVYVSNLDYSVTWQKLKDVFKSAGKILSAVIKTDSEGNSRGVGILKFSNAYEAVQAVNMFNNQILKDRPMRVKIDRQGTPAPVNILYPPSQRTGSSGILGSTSSMIPSNPILNDQQQSSNIIAALVTLLGLKTNADSNPQSGIIDVLRNLASNANPSGGLNTLGTTGSSNNSSNFTSQSLSSIPDASPGSGINRSYSGQLPQDGLQQLISAAVAGGMSQTQITSVLSTLGLFQNSHSDHQSGQLNASNIIGRDGGGGCGDRSVDRSHFDNGYVGRSKYEISGNYRVDSRSSRQDSYNMGGSLMKPSGSPNLSGRGSYSRSSDRGRDENGPQHNNDRRQIPEKVVVKNLPFSFDSHDVKRIFREVGDLNTCNLVTDAQGHSQGIAFLTYADIDGIYRAIDAFDGKMFEGRRLRVHAE
- a CDS encoding rna recognition motif (rrm) domain containing protein, putative, with product MSTFSGESQDDQSSTRHRSPIKRRSRSRSPNVSRVRSKRIVIANIPYDLNWQKLKELFREQIGFTGFLQLFKKNGKPNGMGLMEFKTLEGAQKAIETMHRFEVGDRKLVVRQETARDAARLASMEVDGGLLSDSTNPNESVNMAATGPVFTPQMLGQVGIDGPVTDSVYVSNLDYSVTWQKLKDVFKSAGKILSAVIKTDSEGNSRGVGILKFSNAYEAVQAVNMFNNQILKDRPMRVKIDRQGTPAPVNILYPPSQRTGSSGILGSTSSMIPSNPILNDQQQSSNIIAALVTLLGLKTNADSNPQSGIIDVLRNLASNANPSGGLNTLGTTGSSNNSSNFTSQSLSSIPDASPGSGINRSYSGQLPQDGLQQLISAAVAGGMSQTQITSVLSTLGLFQNSHSDHQSGQLNASNIIGRDGGGGCGDRSVDRSHFDNGYVGRSKYEISGNYRVDSRSSRQDSYNMGGSLMKPSGSPNLSGRGSYSRSSDRGRDENGPQHNNDRRQIPEKVVVKNLPFSFDSHDVKRIFREVGDLNTCNLVTDAQGHSQGIAFLTYADIDGIYRAIDAFDGKMFEGRRLRVHAE
- a CDS encoding rna recognition motif (rrm) domain containing protein, putative — protein: MSTFSGERSQDDQSSTRHRSPIKRRSRSRSPNVSRVRSKRIVIANIPYDLNWQKLKELFREQIGFTGFLQLFKKNGKPNGMGLMEFKTLEGAQKAIETMHRFEVGDRKLVVRQETARDAARLASMEVDGGLLSDSTNPNESVNMAATGPVFTPQMLGQVGIDGPVTDSVYVSNLDYSVTWQKLKDVFKSAGKILSAVIKTDSEGNSRGVGILKFSNAYEAVQAVNMFNNQILKDRPMRVKIDRQGTPAPVNILYPPSQRTGSSGILGSTSSMIPSNPILNDQQQSSNIIAALVTLLGLKTNADSNPQSGIIDVLRNLASNANPSGGLNTLGTTGSSNNSSNFTSQSLSSIPDASPGSGINRSYSGQLPQDGLQQLISAAVAGGMSQTQITSVLSTLGLFQNSHSDHQSGQLNASNIIGRDGGGGCGDRSVDRSHFDNGYVGRSKYEISGNYRVDSRSSRQDSYNMGGSLMKPSGSPNLSGRGSYSRSSDRGRDENGPQHNNDRRQIPEKVVVKNVRFSFSLIL